DNA sequence from the Parasphaerochaeta coccoides DSM 17374 genome:
AGTGAGAATATCTCCAGCTTGTCGATGAACGCCTTGGCTTCCTTTTCTCCCCCCTTGACCGTGAAAGTGAAGATTGAAGCCCCTCCTTGCGGGAAAAGTTTCAGGTACAACTCATGATAGGGATTGTCAGGCAACGAAGGATGGAACACCTTCTCCACCTTGGGATGTCGGGAAAGATAATCCACCACCTTCAAAGTATTGGACACATGCCTTTCTACCCTCAATGAAAGCGACTCAAGCCCCTGAAGGAACAGGAAAGCATGGAATGGAGCAAGTGTAGCCCCCGTATCCCGGAGCAAGATTGCCCGTGCCCTGGTAATCCATGCGGCAGATCCCACAACCTGAGTGAAACTAATCCCGTGATAGGATGGATCGGGGTTCACCAAGAAAGAAAAACGCCCGCTGGCCTCCCAATCAAACTTCCCGCTGTCCACGATGACTCCACCTATGGCCGTACCATGTCCGCCTATGAACTTAGTGGCGGAATGAACCACGATGTCAGCCCCGTACTCAATCGGTCTGAGCAGGAAAGGAGTGGCAAAAGTATTATCGACCACTACCGGAATCCCATGTGCATGAGCAATGTCCGCCACAGCCTTAATGTCAATCAAGGTAGCATTCGGATTGCCGATGGTCTCCAAGAACAGAGCCTTTGTCTTCTTGGTGATAGCCTTCTCCCACGCGCCGGGCTCATCCGCGTCAATGAACGTCGTGGTGATGCCGTACTGGGGCAAAGTGTGAGCCAGCAGGTTGTACGTACCACCATAAATGGTACGGGCACTGACGATATGGTCGCCGTTCTGCGCCAGATTGAGGAAAGTATACGTAATTGCCGCAGCTCCCGATGCTACCGCAAGGGCTGCTATGCCCCCTTCAAGAGCGGCGATGCGCTTCTCAAAGACATCTTGTGTGGAATTGGTTAGTCGTCCATAGATGTTGCCGGCATCGGTCAGGTTGAAACGGGCGGCAGCATGCGCACTGTCATGGAAGACATAAGAAGTCGTCTGGTAAATGGGTACCGCGCGCGAATCAGTGGCGGAATCGGCCTGTTCCTGGCCTACGTGAATCTGAAGAGTTTCAAAATGGAGTTTCCTGTTTTTTTTATCTGTGCTCATGATGAGTTCCTTGGCATGATGATGCGCTCCCTACGGAAGCGAGCCGCCACATGGCAGCTATTGATTGGCATATGATCAGAAACCCATACGATCTTTGACGGAGCGACACCGGGGACAGCTGGCGTTCTTCATCTGAATCCTCCCCAAATTTATGCAGCACAAATTCATGCTGTGGCAAAAGGACATGCGGCCGTGTGACACTATGTCACGAATGCCCGGAACAAAATTCCAGACGCGCCGCAAGAAACAATCATTTGGAAAATTAATAGAAAAGAATGGATATCATGCGCGGCGGCACATCATACCATCTGGTGAATCTGTCATGGACATTGACATCATCGTGCCGCCTCCTGCATTGAGATATTCCGCGCATGACGGAAATTACACATACCCTACAGACTGATGAGAAACAAGTCAAGGCATGAGAGGAAAAAAATCTCCTGAAATTTCTCAGTTTTTTTCTGTGCTTTCTTCGGGTTCCCCAGCAAAGGAGGAAAGCGAGACAGGAGCATGTCTCCTTTCCCTTTCGTCAAAACGGAACACACCCCAGACAGGGAAATGATCGCTGGTTCCCCGCCTCAGCCTTACATTCCACGCGCGTGGCGTGCCATCGGACGCGACCGCGGAATCAGGCGCGTTGCAGCCGAATTCTTTCATCCTCCATCCTGCCCTGTCAGCGGGAGCCAGTCCAGAAAAAAGGATATGGTCATAGCGATGCCATGTACCTTCATATACATAGGAACCGGGGCGGAAAGTATTAATCCTTCCATCGAGCCAAGGAGAATACCACGAACCTTTCTGCCCTCCTTGCATGCCCGATACAACCAAGGAACCAGCGGCTTCCCATTCCCGTGCATGAGACGATGCCGCACGGACAAGCGCGGTCCGATATCCTCTTTCCATTCCTTTTTCTTCACCAGGATCCTCGTTCATATCCCCTGCAATGACCAGCAGGCAACCAGGATCAGCCTGACGCCAAAGCCTGGCTCTCGTAGAGAGCAAGCTGGCAAGAGCTCGCCGTCCTTCCTCCGTCACCCGGTCGCCTTCCTTGCGTGACTTCGCATGTACCGCCCACACGACCACCGTTCCTCCATGAACGTTGAACACCGCTTCCAGTGCAGGACGGAATCCCTCCACTCCCTGGACGGTAATCCTTACCGGATTCAGGCGTGAAATGATGGCCGTGCAGATAGCACCCCCTTCCTGACCGGCAGCCGCGTACCAGCGGTATCCTCTCCGTGCCAAAGGCCCTGCTATGAGGTCAGCGACCACACCGCTGTTTTCCACTTCCTGGAGGACTATGATGTCGGCATCAGGAAAGATACGGGATGACAGAACCTTCCGGATGTCTTCAAGCCGCAGGTGATAAGCCGTCTCATCCCATCGGGAAGACGGACCGTATTCCTCATATTCCGTCCCCGATGTACGGCCATCCATCAGATTCTGGACATTCCAACTGAGGATGGTCACATCTGTGGGCGCAGCTTCACCTTCTCCCACAGGACATGAACAGAGACTCACAATGCACATGAGAAGGATGACATGGATAGATATGTATACCGGACGCATCAGAACCTCCGTTCCCTTATTCATGATAAGGACGGAACCGTCCGTGGCGTTTCACGGAAATATGATTAGCGGGAGTTTTTCATCAGGAAATATCCGAAGTACAGCAGGGCAATGGCATCCTGCATATCGAAGACAGTCACATCCCAGTCACGTGCTTCGAGAATCCCGGCCCGCAGATTGCCAAGCCGTGTATCATGAATCATCGATGCCCTCTCCACCATACCCATGCAGAAGCTGACAATCCGGGGGAAATTCTCTTGGGAGAAATCATGGAAAATCGTGTCATAGTTCGCATCAATGTCCGTCACGTCCCGCGCTTCATCAAGGAAGTCAGTCAAATAATCCTGCACGTCACGGTTAAGCCATTTCTGATAGATGCGCGCCAACTGGGTATCATGAGGCCGGAGAAAGTCCGCCATGATTGTATAGCGGGTACGCCGGAAGGTCGCGCTCCTGTTCTGCTTCACTGCAAAGAAGAAATCACGGTAGAACAGACCATTCTGGTCAA
Encoded proteins:
- a CDS encoding O-acetylhomoserine aminocarboxypropyltransferase/cysteine synthase family protein, which translates into the protein MSTDKKNRKLHFETLQIHVGQEQADSATDSRAVPIYQTTSYVFHDSAHAAARFNLTDAGNIYGRLTNSTQDVFEKRIAALEGGIAALAVASGAAAITYTFLNLAQNGDHIVSARTIYGGTYNLLAHTLPQYGITTTFIDADEPGAWEKAITKKTKALFLETIGNPNATLIDIKAVADIAHAHGIPVVVDNTFATPFLLRPIEYGADIVVHSATKFIGGHGTAIGGVIVDSGKFDWEASGRFSFLVNPDPSYHGISFTQVVGSAAWITRARAILLRDTGATLAPFHAFLFLQGLESLSLRVERHVSNTLKVVDYLSRHPKVEKVFHPSLPDNPYHELYLKLFPQGGASIFTFTVKGGEKEAKAFIDKLEIFSLLANVADVKSLVIHPASTTHSQLSAAEQAEQGITPGMIRLSIGTEHVDDIIADLEQGFETI
- a CDS encoding endonuclease/exonuclease/phosphatase family protein → MRPVYISIHVILLMCIVSLCSCPVGEGEAAPTDVTILSWNVQNLMDGRTSGTEYEEYGPSSRWDETAYHLRLEDIRKVLSSRIFPDADIIVLQEVENSGVVADLIAGPLARRGYRWYAAAGQEGGAICTAIISRLNPVRITVQGVEGFRPALEAVFNVHGGTVVVWAVHAKSRKEGDRVTEEGRRALASLLSTRARLWRQADPGCLLVIAGDMNEDPGEEKGMERGYRTALVRAASSHAREWEAAGSLVVSGMQGGQKGSWYSPWLDGRINTFRPGSYVYEGTWHRYDHILFSGLAPADRAGWRMKEFGCNAPDSAVASDGTPRAWNVRLRRGTSDHFPVWGVFRFDERERRHAPVSLSSFAGEPEESTEKN